GAGCCTCACTTTCATGCTTTTGCCGCTTTGCAACGGCGTTATCTTGCACCCGACCGCTGGCGACCATTGGCCAAGGCCCCAATCTGGTTCACTTTGATCAGTTGCAGCGCCCCAATGACATCGATGCGCAGGCTATTCAGGCCATCCCACCTTTGTTGCGCAGCTATCTAATGATGGGGGGGTGGGTCAGCGATCATGCGGTGGTAGATACGGAGCTGAACACGCTGCATGTCTTTACCGGGCTGGAAGTCGGATCGATTTCAGAGTCGCGCCGCCGTTTGCTGCGCGGGATGGCGGGGTGATTTCAGGTATTTGGCAGGGCAAGAAATCAGATGCGCAACGAGTGGTTGGCGTTGACCTGCCAGAGGCAGCGCTGTAGCAGGCTGCCATGGCACGTATTCCTCTTTTGCAGATGTCCGGAATCGCACTGACTTTTGGTGGTGATCCGGTTTTTTCCGATCTTGATCTGGTGGTTCATCCCAGCGACCGTGTGGCGCTGGTTGGCCGCAATGGATCGGGTAAATCCACTTTGATGAAGGTGATGGGGGTTGGTCCCGACACAGGCACCATCGTTATTCCTCCGGGGCGCTCCGTTGGCTATATGGAGCAGGATCCGACGATGTCGGGGTTTGCCACATTGGGTGACTTCGCCTGCAGTGAATTGGAACCCGGTGAACTGTATAAGGTTGAACGGGCGGGAGAAGGTCTGAAATTCGACCCTGCGCGTTCGGTTGACACTGCATCCGGCGGAGAGCGTCGCCGGGCGGCACTGGCCAAGCTGATGGCTGAATCGCCCGATCTTATGCTGCTGGACGAGCCCACCAACCATTTGGACATCGAGGCAATCGGCTGGCTTGAACGCGAGTTGAAAAGCACGCGTGCGGCCTATGTGCTGATCTCGCACGACCGCGCTTTTTTGCGGGCTTTGACCCGTGCCACGCTGTGGATTGATCGCGGTCAAGTGCGGCGGCAGGAAAAGGGATTTGAAGCCTTTGAAGCCTGGCGTGATACCATCTGGGAAGAAGAGGACACGCAGCGTCACAAGTTGAACCGGCTGATCAAATCAGAAGCCCGCTGGGCAGTTGAAGGCATCAGCGCGCGGCGTAAACGGAATATGGGACGGGTTCGGGCGCTAAACGATCTTCGGGCTGAACGTTCGAGCCAGATAAAACGCCAGGGAACCGCGGACTTCGCGCTGGAGAGTTCTCCGAAATCGGGGCGCAAGGTGATCGAGGCCGAGGCGATTACCAAGGGTTTGGCGACAAACAGATCGTCGCGGATTTTTCACTGAAGGTGCAGCGCGGCGACCGGGTGGCCTTTGTCGGCCCAAATGGTGTGGGCAAGACGACCCTGTTGAATATGTTGCTGGGGCTGGTGGAACCGGACGAGGAACAGTCAAGCAAGGCACCAAGTTGGAGATCGCCCTGTTTGACCAGGCGCGTGATCAGCTGAATCCGGACCTTAGCCTATGGGACAATCTGACCACCGATCCTGAGATGGGCGTGTCGGGCAAAGCGGATCAGGTGATGGTGCGCGGTATGCCCAAGCATGTGGTTGGTTACCTGAAGGATTTCCTGTTTGACGAAAGTCAGGCGCGGGCCCCTGTTCGATCCCTGTCAGGCGGTGAGAAGGCGCGGTTACTGCTGGCCAAACTGATGGCGCGACAAAGTAACCTGCTGGTGCTGGATGAACCGACAAACGATCTGGATATCGAAACACTGGATCTGTTGCAGGAGTTGCTGGACAATTACGACGGGACAGTGCTGCTGGTCAGTCACGACCGTGACTTTCTGGACCGCGTCGCGACCACCACCATCGCGATGGAGGGCAATGGCCGCGCTGTCGCTTATGCGGGCGGTTGGACTGACTACCTGTCACAGCGGGTGCCGGTCGAAGGGGATAAGGTCAAAGGCGCCAAAGGGTCCAGGGCAAGGCCAAGCAAGAGGTGAAACCTGTCTCGGGACTATCTTTCACTGAAAACACCGGCTGGAGGCTCTGCCGGGCGAGATCGAACGACTGGAACAGGAAATTACCAAGCTTGAGGGATTGATGGCGGATCCGGAGCTGTTCACGCGTCAGCCGGTTAAGTTCAAGAAGGCTAGCGAGGCCCTGGAGCAGCGACAACAAAACTGGCGACATCCGAGGAGGAGGATGGAGTTGGAAGAGAAGGCGGGTGGTTGACTTCGCATCGTCTGTTTTGCGGAGGACCTGAAGTGGGGGGCGCTGCCCCTCTGGAGCATCAATAGATTGGTGCTCCATTCACCCCTGGGATATTTATGGCCAGATGAAGCTGCGCGGAGTGTGGGGCACTGGCGGCTGTTCTAGGTTTCAAGAACCCGTGCTGGTGCGCCGACAACAGTTGTTCCTGCTGCAACATCAGACAGAACCACAGATCCGGCGCCGACAATGGCTCTGTCGCCGATACTCACACCGGGCATGAGGATTGCGCTGCCGCCGATCCATACATCCTGGCCTATGGTGACGGGCAGGGCGATTTCCTGCCCCTGGCTGCGCAAAAGTGCGTCTTTGTGGTGTTGCGCGCAGTAGATCTGAACATTGGGGCCAAACATGCAGCGATCCCCTATGGTGACAGGGGCAGTGTCAAGAATGGTGCAGCCTGCATTCAGATAGACATTGTCTCCCAAAGTGATGTTGATCCCATAGGCACAGTGAAATGGTGCCTCGATAAAACAGTGGTTGCCGTAAGCGGCAAACAAGTCGGCCCAGGGTGGACTGAAGGGGTGCCCCTGTCGGGGGCGTCAAATTATGCTGGTGAACAGCCACGCGCGCTGTGTGGCGTAGTGCGTCCAACTCGGTGTCCAGGCAGCAGTACCAGTCACCAGATTGCATCTTTTCGCGTTCGGATCTGGTCACATTGGCCTCCTGCTGCCTTATTTCATATGGCTTAGCGCATCCGTAAAGCACCGTCGAGGCGGATAACTTCACCGTTCAGATAGCCCATCTCGACAATGAAACCGGCAGTACGGCCGTATTCGGATGGGTCACCAAGGCGGGCTGGGTTTGGCACATCTTCGGCAAGTTGTTTGCACGTCTTCGGGCAATCCGGCCAGCATCGGGGTCATGAAAATACCGGGCGCTATGGTCATTACACGGATTCCAGTCGAGGCCAGGTCACGGGCCATTGGCAAACACATGCCGACGACGCCCCCTTGGAAGCGGCATAAGCGGCAGCCTTTTGACCATCAAAAGCCGCAACTGAGGCGGTGTTGATGA
This portion of the Parasedimentitalea marina genome encodes:
- a CDS encoding sugar O-acetyltransferase; protein product: MFAAYGNHCFIEAPFHCAYGINITLGDNVYLNAGCTILDTAPVTIGDRCMFGPNVQIYCAQHHKDALLRSQGQEIALPVTIGQDVWIGGSAILMPGVSIGDRAIVGAGSVVLSDVAAGTTVVGAPARVLET
- a CDS encoding maltose acetyltransferase domain-containing protein — protein: MQSGDWYCCLDTELDALRHTARVAVHQHNLTPPTGAPLQSTLGRLVCRLRQPLFYRGTISLCLWDQHHFGRQCLSECRLHHS